In Nocardioides sp. InS609-2, a single genomic region encodes these proteins:
- the prfA gene encoding peptide chain release factor 1 produces the protein MFEAVEGLVSEHGELERRLAEPETHADQRLAKQLNQRYAELTGIIGTWREWVAIGEDIEAARELAQEDSSFAAEIEPLENRRATAEERLRYLLVPRDATDSKDAILEVKSGEGGEESALFAGDLLRMYTRYAETRGWRTEVLDATESDLGGYKSVTVAVKAKGAPEPGEAPYALLKFEGGVHRVQRVPVTESQGRVHTSAAGVLVMPEAEQVDVTVDENDLRIDVFRSSGPGGQSVNTTDSAVRITHLPSGIVVSCQNEKSQLQNKESAMRILRARLLAAAEEEANAQASAARKSQIRTVDRSERIRTYNYPENRISDHRTGYKSYNLDAVLDGDLQPVLDSCVQTDLAARLDALES, from the coding sequence GTGTTCGAAGCAGTTGAGGGGCTCGTCAGCGAGCACGGCGAGCTCGAACGACGCCTCGCGGAGCCCGAGACGCACGCCGACCAGCGGCTGGCCAAGCAGCTCAACCAGCGGTACGCCGAGCTGACCGGCATCATCGGCACCTGGCGCGAGTGGGTCGCCATCGGCGAGGACATCGAGGCAGCCCGTGAGCTGGCGCAGGAGGACTCCTCCTTCGCGGCCGAGATCGAGCCGCTAGAGAATCGCCGGGCCACCGCCGAGGAGCGGCTGCGGTACCTGCTCGTGCCGCGCGACGCGACCGACTCGAAGGACGCGATCCTCGAGGTGAAGTCGGGTGAGGGCGGCGAGGAGTCGGCGCTGTTCGCCGGTGACCTGCTTCGCATGTACACCCGCTACGCCGAGACGCGCGGCTGGCGGACGGAGGTCCTCGACGCGACCGAGTCCGACCTCGGTGGCTACAAGTCGGTCACCGTCGCGGTCAAGGCCAAGGGCGCTCCGGAGCCCGGCGAGGCGCCGTACGCACTGCTGAAGTTCGAAGGTGGCGTGCACCGCGTGCAGCGGGTGCCGGTGACCGAGAGCCAGGGCCGCGTGCACACCTCCGCGGCGGGCGTGTTGGTGATGCCCGAGGCCGAGCAGGTCGACGTGACGGTCGACGAGAACGACCTGCGCATCGATGTCTTCCGCTCGTCGGGTCCCGGCGGCCAGAGCGTGAACACGACAGACTCCGCGGTGCGCATCACCCACCTGCCGTCGGGCATCGTCGTCAGCTGCCAGAACGAGAAGAGCCAGCTGCAGAACAAGGAGTCGGCGATGCGGATCCTGCGGGCCCGGCTGCTCGCCGCCGCCGAGGAGGAGGCCAACGCTCAGGCCAGCGCTGCGCGCAAGAGCCAGATCCGGACGGTCGACCGCTCTGAGCGGATCCGCACCTACAACTACCCCGAGAACCGCATCTCCGACCACCGCACCGGCTACAAGTCCTACAACCTCGACGCGGTGCTCGACGGTGACCTGCAGCCGGTGCTCGACAGCTGCGTGCAGACCGACCTGGCGGCCCGGCTCGACGCACTCGAGTCGTGA
- the prmC gene encoding peptide chain release factor N(5)-glutamine methyltransferase, whose amino-acid sequence MERRSSVLAEAVRRLREGGVASPEHDAAELLAHVYAVPRGRLFEIDVVGRPQREAFDALVWRRAAREPLQHLTGSTGFRHVDLAVGPGVFVPRPETELLAGWAIETALALEAPVVVDLCTGSGAIAKAVADEVPAAVVHAVELDVPAHAWAERNLAGTGVDLRQGDMATAFDDLLGQVDVVVCNPPYIPLEAWESVAAEARDHDPHLALFSGMDGLDAIRVLEARAALLLRPGGVVGAEHADAQGTSAPEVFSQAGRWSEIRDHDDLAGRARFVTARLAR is encoded by the coding sequence ATGGAGCGTCGATCGAGCGTCCTGGCCGAGGCCGTACGCCGGCTCCGGGAAGGCGGGGTCGCCAGCCCAGAGCACGACGCCGCCGAGCTCCTTGCCCACGTGTACGCCGTCCCGCGGGGCCGCCTGTTCGAGATCGACGTCGTCGGTCGGCCCCAACGCGAGGCCTTCGACGCCCTGGTGTGGCGTCGGGCGGCCCGCGAACCCCTCCAGCACCTGACCGGCTCCACCGGATTCCGGCACGTCGACCTGGCCGTCGGCCCTGGTGTCTTCGTGCCGCGGCCCGAGACCGAGCTGCTGGCGGGCTGGGCGATCGAGACGGCGCTCGCGCTCGAGGCACCGGTCGTGGTCGACCTCTGCACCGGCTCGGGCGCGATCGCCAAGGCGGTGGCCGACGAGGTGCCGGCCGCCGTGGTGCACGCTGTCGAGCTCGACGTACCCGCTCACGCGTGGGCCGAGCGCAACCTCGCCGGCACCGGCGTCGACCTGCGCCAGGGCGACATGGCCACCGCGTTCGACGACCTGCTCGGCCAGGTCGACGTGGTCGTCTGCAACCCGCCGTACATCCCGTTGGAGGCCTGGGAGTCGGTGGCCGCCGAGGCGCGCGACCACGACCCCCATCTGGCGTTGTTCTCCGGCATGGACGGCCTCGACGCGATACGGGTGCTCGAGGCGCGAGCCGCGTTGCTCCTGCGGCCCGGGGGAGTGGTGGGCGCAGAGCACGCCGACGCCCAGGGCACCTCGGCCCCCGAGGTGTTCAGCCAAGCCGGACGCTGGTCGGAGATCCGCGACCACGACGACCTGGCCGGGCGAGCGCGGTTCGTCACGGCACGACTGGCACGATGA
- a CDS encoding L-threonylcarbamoyladenylate synthase, protein MRYPTSTDDELEAAIEAASLAVRKGELVVFPTDTVYGIAADAFDADAVQRLLDAKGRGRSMPPPVLVSASTTLDALAVNVPGWARALVAEFWPGPLTLVFHQQTSLQWDLGETRGTVAIRMPDDEIALAVLERTGPLAVSSANITGRRAALDAGAAETMLGEKVSVIIDGGTTAGSDPSTIIDATGDQGRVLRPGALTLEELNGVLEPLGATLTDEG, encoded by the coding sequence ATGCGCTATCCGACAAGCACGGACGACGAACTCGAGGCGGCAATCGAGGCGGCCAGCCTGGCCGTTCGCAAGGGTGAGCTGGTGGTCTTCCCGACCGACACCGTCTACGGCATCGCCGCCGACGCGTTCGACGCCGACGCCGTCCAGAGGCTGCTCGACGCGAAGGGCCGCGGCCGCAGCATGCCGCCGCCGGTGCTCGTCAGCGCCTCCACCACGCTTGACGCCCTGGCCGTCAACGTGCCCGGCTGGGCCCGGGCCCTGGTCGCCGAGTTCTGGCCAGGTCCGCTCACCCTGGTCTTCCACCAGCAGACGTCGCTGCAGTGGGACCTCGGCGAGACGCGCGGCACGGTCGCCATCCGGATGCCCGACGACGAGATCGCGCTGGCCGTGCTCGAGCGCACCGGGCCCCTCGCGGTGAGCTCGGCCAACATCACCGGCCGCCGGGCCGCGCTCGACGCCGGCGCCGCGGAGACGATGCTCGGCGAGAAGGTCTCGGTCATCATCGACGGTGGCACGACCGCCGGGTCCGACCCGTCCACGATCATCGACGCCACGGGTGACCAGGGCCGTGTCCTGCGGCCGGGGGCGCTCACGCTCGAAGAGCTCAACGGAGTGCTCGAACCGCTGGGCGCCACCCTCACCGACGAGGGCTGA
- a CDS encoding MraY family glycosyltransferase — protein sequence MREYLLVFLVAATATYLLTVIAREIALRMGAVAQVRDRDVHAEPIPYLGGLAMLGGLAAAYFVAQQLPFLSTSDPFVFRDAGIVLIAGALICAVGVLDDLFDLDALTKFGAQVLAAGLLVYFGVQFYFFPNSDGGQLALDPAQGALLTVLIVVSTMNAVNFVDGLDGLAAGVVGIGALAFFVFCYQLASVNHVTLATTGALLSAALAGACIGFLPHNFHPARLFMGDSGSMLIGLVLSASAVTITGQFDGSEITSGAGGSRSGPLLLLPLLLPVSLCLVPLADLLMAVVRRTRAGRSPFSPDKQHLHHRLLEIGHSQRRAVFIMWLWAGLVGFGVVIVSLYTGPLMWSSLALMTAFTAVMTFLLPRVNKPVLTRLGEAEES from the coding sequence GTGCGCGAGTACCTCCTCGTCTTCCTCGTCGCCGCCACCGCGACCTACCTGCTGACCGTCATCGCCCGCGAGATCGCGCTGCGGATGGGCGCGGTGGCCCAGGTGCGCGACCGCGACGTCCATGCCGAGCCGATCCCGTACCTCGGCGGGCTGGCCATGCTGGGCGGTCTGGCCGCGGCGTACTTCGTCGCCCAGCAGCTGCCGTTCCTCTCCACCAGCGACCCGTTCGTGTTCCGCGACGCCGGCATCGTGCTGATCGCCGGGGCGCTGATCTGCGCCGTCGGCGTGCTCGACGACCTCTTCGACCTCGATGCGCTCACCAAGTTCGGCGCCCAGGTGCTCGCCGCCGGGTTGCTCGTCTACTTCGGGGTGCAGTTCTACTTCTTCCCCAATTCCGACGGCGGACAGCTGGCTCTCGACCCGGCGCAGGGTGCGCTCCTGACCGTGCTCATCGTCGTCTCGACCATGAACGCGGTGAACTTCGTCGACGGTCTCGACGGCCTGGCCGCCGGTGTCGTCGGCATCGGCGCGCTGGCCTTCTTCGTCTTCTGCTACCAGCTCGCGAGCGTGAACCACGTGACCCTGGCGACCACGGGAGCACTCCTCTCGGCGGCGCTGGCCGGCGCCTGCATCGGCTTCCTGCCCCACAACTTCCATCCGGCCCGGCTGTTCATGGGCGACAGCGGCTCGATGCTCATCGGCCTCGTGCTCTCGGCCAGCGCGGTCACCATCACCGGCCAGTTCGACGGCAGCGAGATCACCAGCGGAGCCGGTGGTAGCCGCTCCGGCCCGCTGCTGCTCCTGCCGCTGCTGCTCCCGGTCTCGCTGTGCCTGGTGCCGCTCGCCGACCTCCTGATGGCCGTCGTACGCCGCACCCGGGCCGGCCGGTCGCCGTTCTCGCCCGACAAGCAGCACCTGCACCACCGGCTGCTCGAGATCGGGCACTCGCAGCGCCGGGCCGTGTTCATCATGTGGCTGTGGGCAGGCCTGGTCGGTTTCGGCGTGGTGATCGTCAGCCTCTACACCGGGCCCCTGATGTGGTCGTCGCTCGCGCTCATGACGGCGTTCACGGCGGTCATGACCTTCCTGCTGCCGCGGGTCAACAAGCCGGTCCTCACGCGGCTGGGGGAGGCTGAGGAGAGCTGA
- a CDS encoding AtpZ/AtpI family protein: MAQQTPPSPHPDDLPKGDPWHAFGYLVSGVLVYGLIGWALDRWLDTSFLVVVGILAGIGLGIYMTWKRFNAPWNTKQ; encoded by the coding sequence ATGGCACAGCAGACTCCTCCGTCACCGCACCCCGACGACCTGCCGAAGGGCGACCCGTGGCACGCATTCGGGTATCTCGTCTCCGGGGTGCTCGTCTACGGACTCATCGGATGGGCGCTGGACCGTTGGCTGGACACCAGCTTCCTCGTGGTCGTCGGGATTCTCGCGGGCATCGGTCTCGGGATCTACATGACCTGGAAACGCTTCAACGCACCGTGGAACACCAAGCAGTAG
- the atpB gene encoding F0F1 ATP synthase subunit A, producing MIAMSLKSGFTPPGPGDFNLPPIGPDKTFEFMGETMYLGVTKPMLQLVLAAVLVFGFFYIASRRQAMVPGKLQFVGEEAYGFVRNSMGRDIIGSHDFMRFVPYLFALFFFILVNNVFASIPFIQFPTFSRSGMVYGLALLSWVIYNAVGVKKHGFLGYLKLQSVPAGVTGPILGLLIPLEFLSNIVVRPVTLALRLFANMFAGHLLLILFALGGEYLVLEMSIQYAPVGILAWLLFIAIAFLELLVQFLQAYVFVLLNAMYISGAVADEH from the coding sequence ATGATCGCCATGTCACTGAAGAGTGGTTTCACGCCCCCGGGCCCCGGCGACTTCAACCTGCCCCCGATCGGCCCGGACAAGACGTTCGAGTTCATGGGCGAGACGATGTACCTCGGCGTCACCAAGCCGATGCTCCAGCTCGTGCTGGCCGCCGTACTCGTCTTCGGGTTCTTCTACATCGCCTCGCGGCGTCAGGCCATGGTGCCCGGCAAGCTGCAGTTCGTCGGCGAGGAGGCCTACGGCTTCGTGCGCAACTCGATGGGCCGCGACATCATCGGCAGCCACGACTTCATGCGCTTCGTGCCTTACCTCTTCGCGCTGTTCTTCTTCATCCTGGTCAACAACGTCTTCGCGTCGATCCCGTTCATCCAGTTCCCGACGTTCTCACGCTCCGGCATGGTCTACGGCCTCGCGTTGCTGAGCTGGGTCATCTACAACGCGGTCGGCGTCAAGAAGCACGGCTTCCTGGGCTACCTCAAGCTCCAGTCCGTGCCGGCCGGCGTCACCGGCCCGATCCTGGGGCTGCTCATCCCGCTCGAGTTCCTCTCCAACATCGTGGTCCGCCCGGTCACGCTCGCCCTGCGACTCTTCGCCAACATGTTCGCCGGCCACCTGCTGCTGATCCTCTTCGCCCTCGGCGGCGAGTACCTCGTCCTGGAGATGTCCATCCAGTACGCCCCGGTCGGCATCCTGGCCTGGCTGCTCTTCATCGCCATCGCCTTCCTCGAGCTGCTGGTGCAGTTCCTGCAGGCCTACGTCTTCGTGCTCCTGAACGCCATGTACATCTCCGGTGCCGTCGCCGACGAGCACTGA
- the atpE gene encoding ATP synthase F0 subunit C, whose protein sequence is MIGYGLAAIGPGVGIGLIFAAYISGVARQPEAQSRLQSIAILGFALAEALAIIGIALAFVL, encoded by the coding sequence ATGATCGGCTACGGACTGGCGGCCATCGGCCCCGGTGTCGGCATCGGCCTGATCTTCGCTGCATACATCAGTGGTGTCGCGCGTCAGCCGGAGGCCCAGAGCCGCCTGCAGTCGATCGCCATCCTCGGCTTCGCGCTCGCCGAGGCGCTCGCGATCATCGGTATCGCCCTCGCGTTCGTCCTCTGA
- a CDS encoding F0F1 ATP synthase subunit B encodes MQTLILLASGEGVEAHKPNPVLPHPVEIVLSLVVFGILFWLVKKYVVPGFEKTFAERTQAIEGGLAAAETKQAEADAKLAQLEKQLADARHEAARIREEAREQGAQIVAEMREQAQAESTRIIEHGKSQIEAERQQAVTSLRAEVGSLATGLAGRIVGESLDDEARQSRVVERFLAELEGAS; translated from the coding sequence ATGCAGACTCTGATCCTCCTCGCGAGCGGGGAAGGCGTGGAAGCGCACAAGCCCAACCCCGTCCTCCCGCACCCCGTCGAGATCGTCCTCTCGCTGGTCGTCTTCGGCATCCTCTTCTGGCTGGTCAAGAAGTACGTCGTTCCGGGCTTCGAGAAGACCTTCGCCGAGCGCACCCAGGCAATCGAGGGTGGCCTGGCCGCGGCCGAGACCAAGCAGGCCGAGGCCGACGCCAAGCTCGCCCAGCTGGAGAAGCAGCTGGCCGACGCCCGGCACGAAGCCGCGCGCATCCGCGAGGAAGCACGTGAGCAGGGCGCCCAGATCGTGGCGGAGATGCGGGAGCAGGCCCAGGCCGAGTCCACCCGCATCATCGAGCACGGCAAGTCACAGATCGAGGCCGAGCGCCAGCAGGCGGTCACCTCACTGCGCGCCGAGGTCGGCAGCCTGGCCACCGGCCTGGCCGGTCGCATCGTCGGCGAGAGCCTGGACGACGAGGCTCGTCAGAGCCGTGTGGTCGAGCGCTTCCTCGCTGAGCTGGAAGGCGCCAGCTGA
- a CDS encoding F0F1 ATP synthase subunit delta — MAFRGASAGAYAVLRELLDQQLSSDVDAAKRAGDDLFGVSQLLRGAAGLRRVATDVALPAEAKQGLVRQILDGKIAAPAAAVVDSAVGQRWTRTRDLSDALESLGEVAVVKSAGSDSGRLADELFTFAQTVNGTPELRDALSDPSRSVDDKVTLLDGLLSDRALPATITLAKQSLAGTYRTVTVALSTYQHVAAEVHGEKVATVRVARPLADGDRQRLNDALSRQYDREIHLNVVVDPDVIGGIRVEIGDDVIDGTVVSRLDDARRQLAG, encoded by the coding sequence ATGGCTTTCCGAGGTGCCTCGGCCGGGGCCTACGCCGTGCTCAGGGAGCTGCTGGACCAGCAGCTCTCCAGCGACGTGGACGCGGCCAAGCGGGCCGGCGACGACCTGTTCGGCGTCTCGCAGCTGCTCCGCGGTGCTGCGGGCCTGCGCCGCGTCGCCACCGACGTGGCGCTGCCGGCGGAGGCCAAGCAGGGCCTGGTGCGCCAGATCCTCGACGGCAAGATCGCGGCTCCGGCCGCGGCGGTCGTCGACTCGGCAGTCGGCCAGCGCTGGACCCGCACGCGTGACCTCTCCGACGCCCTCGAGAGCCTCGGCGAGGTCGCCGTCGTCAAGTCGGCGGGCAGCGACTCGGGCCGGTTGGCCGACGAGCTGTTCACCTTCGCCCAGACCGTCAACGGCACCCCCGAGCTGCGCGATGCGCTCTCGGACCCGTCTCGGTCGGTCGACGACAAGGTGACCCTCCTCGACGGGCTGCTGTCCGACCGGGCACTGCCGGCCACGATCACCCTGGCCAAGCAGTCACTCGCCGGCACCTACCGCACCGTGACCGTCGCGCTGTCGACCTACCAGCACGTCGCCGCCGAGGTGCACGGTGAGAAGGTCGCCACCGTGAGAGTGGCCCGGCCGCTTGCAGACGGTGACCGCCAGCGCCTCAACGACGCCCTGTCGCGCCAGTACGACCGGGAGATCCATCTCAACGTCGTCGTCGACCCCGACGTCATCGGCGGCATCCGTGTCGAGATCGGTGACGACGTCATCGACGGCACCGTGGTCAGCCGCCTCGACGACGCCCGCCGTCAACTTGCCGGCTGA
- the atpA gene encoding F0F1 ATP synthase subunit alpha yields the protein MTELTIRPDEIRDALQQFVSDYKPETASKEEVGTVAEAGDGIARVSGLPSVMANELLEFEDGTLGIALNLDTREIGVVVLGDFDKIEEGQPVRRTGEILSVPVGDGYLGRVVDPLGVPIDGLGELETTGRRALEVQAPSVMARKSVHEPLATGIKAIDALTPIGRGQRQLIIGDRATGKTTIAIDTIINQKQNWESGDPDKQVRCIYVAIGQKGSTIASVRGALEEAGALEYTTIVASPASDSAGFKYLAPYTGSAIGQHWMYDGKHVLIVFDDLTKQAEAYRAVSLLLRRPPGREAYPGDVFYLHSRLLERCAKLSDDMGKGSMTGLPIIETKANDVSAFIPTNVISITDGQIFLQSDLFAANQRPAIDVGVSVSRVGGSAMTKAMKSVTGSLKVDLAQFRAMEAFAMFASDLDAASRQQLDRGQRLMALLKQPQYSPYPLEEMVVSLWIGTSGRLDKVPTEDVNRFEHEFIDYLRRSHDGILAGIRESQKFEDSTESEISSAYDSFLDQFETSDGQSIKPGQEEHVALEDEDVEQEQIVKQKRG from the coding sequence ATGACGGAGCTAACGATTCGTCCGGACGAGATCCGGGACGCGCTGCAGCAATTTGTGTCGGACTACAAGCCCGAGACGGCCAGCAAGGAAGAGGTCGGCACAGTGGCCGAGGCCGGTGACGGCATCGCCCGCGTCAGCGGCCTGCCCTCGGTCATGGCCAACGAGCTGCTCGAGTTCGAGGACGGCACGCTGGGCATCGCCCTGAACCTCGACACCCGCGAGATCGGCGTCGTCGTCCTCGGCGACTTCGACAAGATCGAGGAGGGCCAGCCCGTACGCCGTACCGGCGAGATCCTCTCGGTGCCCGTCGGCGACGGCTACCTCGGCCGGGTCGTCGACCCGCTCGGCGTGCCCATCGACGGCCTCGGCGAGCTCGAGACCACCGGCCGCCGCGCCCTGGAGGTCCAGGCCCCCTCGGTGATGGCGCGCAAGTCGGTGCACGAACCGCTCGCGACCGGCATCAAGGCGATCGACGCACTGACCCCGATCGGCCGCGGCCAGCGCCAGCTGATCATCGGTGACCGGGCGACGGGCAAGACGACCATCGCGATCGACACGATCATCAACCAGAAGCAGAACTGGGAGTCCGGTGACCCGGACAAGCAGGTGCGCTGCATCTACGTCGCGATCGGTCAGAAGGGCTCGACCATCGCGTCGGTGCGTGGCGCCCTCGAAGAGGCCGGCGCGCTTGAATACACCACCATCGTCGCCTCCCCGGCGTCCGACTCCGCGGGCTTCAAGTACCTCGCGCCCTACACCGGCTCGGCCATCGGCCAGCACTGGATGTACGACGGCAAGCACGTCCTGATCGTGTTCGACGACCTGACCAAGCAGGCCGAGGCCTACCGCGCCGTGTCGCTGCTGCTGCGTCGCCCGCCGGGCCGTGAGGCATACCCGGGTGACGTCTTCTACCTGCACTCCCGCCTGCTGGAGCGCTGCGCGAAGCTGTCCGACGACATGGGCAAGGGCTCGATGACCGGGCTGCCGATCATCGAGACCAAGGCCAACGACGTCTCGGCGTTCATCCCGACCAACGTCATCTCGATCACCGACGGCCAGATCTTCCTGCAGTCCGACCTGTTCGCGGCCAACCAGCGCCCCGCCATCGACGTGGGTGTCTCGGTGTCGCGTGTGGGTGGCTCGGCGATGACGAAGGCGATGAAGTCGGTCACCGGCTCGCTCAAGGTCGACCTGGCGCAGTTCCGCGCCATGGAGGCCTTCGCGATGTTCGCGTCCGACCTCGATGCCGCGTCGCGCCAGCAGCTCGACCGTGGCCAGCGGCTGATGGCCCTGCTCAAGCAGCCGCAGTACTCGCCGTACCCGCTCGAGGAGATGGTGGTCTCGCTGTGGATCGGCACCTCCGGCCGCCTCGACAAGGTCCCGACCGAGGACGTCAACCGCTTCGAGCACGAGTTCATCGACTACCTGCGCCGCTCGCACGACGGCATCCTCGCCGGCATCCGTGAGTCGCAGAAGTTCGAGGACTCCACCGAGTCCGAGATCTCCTCGGCGTACGACTCCTTCCTCGACCAGTTCGAGACGTCCGACGGCCAGTCGATCAAGCCCGGCCAGGAGGAGCACGTCGCTCTCGAGGACGAGGACGTCGAGCAGGAGCAGATCGTCAAGCAGAAGCGGGGCTGA
- a CDS encoding F0F1 ATP synthase subunit gamma, giving the protein MALSVREYRARIKSTESMKKITRAMELIAASRIIKAQQRAQSAAPYARELTRAVSAVATFSNVDHALTTEPENPKRAAVLVVTSDRGLAGAYSSNVLKESERLIEKLKGEGKEVDLYVTARKGQAYFKFRQRPVVQAWTGFSDQPTYDVAADIGATLIEAFLGDDDETPEDAPQGVDEVHVVYTRFRSMLVQEPTAVRLLPLEVVEGEEKPGDEELLPLYEFEPSPAEVLDSLLPRYVQSRIFFALLQAAASELAARQKAMKAATDNADELIKKYKRIANQARQAGITQEISEIVGGVNALADAQAGSE; this is encoded by the coding sequence ATGGCTCTCTCGGTACGTGAGTACCGCGCGCGGATCAAGTCGACGGAGTCGATGAAGAAGATCACGCGTGCCATGGAGCTCATTGCCGCGTCCCGCATCATCAAGGCGCAGCAGCGGGCCCAGTCGGCCGCGCCGTACGCCCGTGAGCTGACCCGAGCGGTGTCTGCCGTGGCGACGTTCTCCAACGTCGACCACGCGCTGACCACCGAGCCCGAGAACCCGAAGCGGGCCGCAGTCCTGGTCGTGACCAGCGACCGGGGTCTCGCTGGTGCCTACTCGTCCAACGTGCTCAAGGAGTCCGAGCGCCTCATCGAGAAGCTGAAGGGTGAGGGCAAGGAGGTCGACCTCTACGTCACCGCACGCAAGGGCCAGGCCTACTTCAAGTTCCGCCAGCGCCCCGTGGTGCAGGCGTGGACGGGCTTCTCCGACCAGCCGACGTACGACGTGGCCGCCGACATCGGCGCCACGCTGATCGAGGCGTTCCTCGGCGACGACGACGAGACCCCGGAGGACGCTCCTCAGGGTGTCGACGAAGTGCACGTGGTCTACACGCGCTTCCGGTCGATGCTCGTCCAGGAGCCCACCGCCGTCCGCCTCCTCCCGCTCGAGGTCGTGGAGGGCGAGGAGAAGCCCGGTGACGAGGAGCTGTTGCCGCTCTACGAGTTCGAGCCCTCGCCTGCCGAGGTGCTCGACTCCCTGCTCCCGCGCTACGTCCAGAGCCGGATCTTCTTCGCCCTGCTGCAGGCCGCCGCTTCCGAGCTGGCTGCCCGACAGAAGGCGATGAAGGCCGCGACCGACAACGCCGACGAGCTCATCAAGAAGTACAAGCGAATTGCCAACCAGGCTCGTCAGGCTGGCATTACCCAGGAAATCAGCGAGATCGTCGGCGGCGTGAACGCCCTTGCCGACGCACAAGCCGGGAGTGAGTGA
- the atpD gene encoding F0F1 ATP synthase subunit beta, whose product MTATVEETTEGTTGGGVGRIARVIGPVVDIEFPTDAMPAIYNALKVDLTLNDETQTIVLEVAQHIGDGMVRAISMRPTDGLVRGSQVTDTGESISVPVGDVTLGKVFNTTGDCLNLAEGETLDVKERWGIHRRPPAFDQLESKTQMFETGIKVIDLLTPYVQGGKIGLFGGAGVGKTVLIQEMIARVAKDHGGVSVFAGVGERTREGNDLIAEMEEAGVIGQTALVFGQMDEPPGTRLRVALSALTMAEYFRDVQQQDVLLFIDNIFRFTQAGSEVSTLLGRMPSAVGYQPNLADEMGQLQERITSTRGHSITSMQAIYVPADDYTDPAPATTFAHLDATTELSRDIASMGIYPAVDPLTSTSRILDPQYIGNDHYQAAIRVKQILQRNKELQDIIAILGVDELSEEDKVIVLRARRIQRFLSQNTYVAKQFTGIEGSTVPVADTIEAFNKIANGDYDHVAEQAFFMCGGLDDVEAKWAEIQKSF is encoded by the coding sequence ATGACTGCCACTGTTGAAGAGACGACGGAAGGCACCACGGGCGGCGGCGTCGGCCGCATCGCCCGCGTCATCGGCCCGGTCGTGGACATCGAGTTCCCGACCGACGCGATGCCCGCGATCTACAACGCGCTCAAGGTCGACCTGACCCTGAACGACGAGACCCAGACCATCGTCCTCGAGGTCGCCCAGCACATCGGCGACGGCATGGTGCGCGCCATCTCCATGCGTCCGACCGACGGCCTGGTGCGTGGCTCGCAGGTGACCGACACCGGTGAGTCGATCAGCGTGCCCGTGGGCGACGTGACGCTCGGCAAGGTGTTCAACACCACTGGCGACTGCCTCAACCTCGCCGAGGGCGAGACGCTCGACGTCAAGGAGCGGTGGGGCATCCACCGTCGCCCGCCGGCCTTCGACCAGCTGGAGTCGAAGACCCAGATGTTCGAGACCGGCATCAAGGTCATCGACCTGCTCACGCCGTACGTCCAGGGCGGCAAGATCGGCCTGTTCGGTGGTGCCGGTGTCGGCAAGACCGTGCTGATCCAGGAGATGATCGCCCGCGTCGCCAAGGATCACGGTGGCGTGTCGGTGTTCGCTGGTGTCGGTGAGCGCACCCGTGAGGGCAACGACCTCATCGCCGAGATGGAGGAGGCCGGCGTCATCGGCCAGACCGCCCTCGTGTTCGGCCAGATGGACGAGCCGCCGGGCACCCGCCTGCGCGTCGCCCTGTCGGCGCTGACGATGGCGGAGTACTTCCGCGACGTGCAGCAGCAGGACGTGCTCCTGTTCATCGACAACATCTTCCGGTTCACGCAGGCCGGCTCCGAGGTCTCCACCCTGCTCGGCCGGATGCCGTCAGCCGTGGGCTACCAGCCCAACCTCGCCGACGAGATGGGTCAGCTCCAGGAGCGGATCACCTCGACGCGTGGTCACTCGATCACCTCCATGCAGGCGATCTACGTGCCCGCCGACGACTACACCGACCCCGCGCCCGCCACGACGTTCGCGCACCTCGACGCCACCACCGAGCTCTCGCGTGACATCGCCTCGATGGGTATCTATCCCGCGGTGGACCCGCTGACGTCGACCTCGCGGATCCTCGACCCGCAGTACATCGGCAACGACCACTACCAGGCCGCGATCCGGGTCAAGCAGATCCTCCAGCGCAACAAGGAGCTGCAGGACATCATCGCGATCCTCGGGGTCGACGAGCTGTCCGAGGAGGACAAGGTCATCGTGCTGCGGGCCCGCCGCATCCAGCGGTTCCTGTCGCAGAACACCTACGTCGCCAAGCAGTTCACCGGCATCGAGGGCTCGACGGTCCCGGTGGCCGACACCATCGAGGCGTTCAACAAGATCGCCAACGGCGACTACGACCACGTCGCCGAGCAGGCGTTCTTCATGTGCGGTGGACTCGACGACGTCGAGGCCAAGTGGGCTGAGATCCAGAAGAGCTTCTGA